The proteins below come from a single Terriglobales bacterium genomic window:
- a CDS encoding DUF6804 family protein codes for MLSNFLKRASIAALLIAVFVSTSPKFGLALTLVACIGACVACGEALRAKEYGWAGLFLAVILIFNPVFPLPLPYTYALVVNFLCLGLFASSLVHSRELLPLPVAPIKR; via the coding sequence ATGCTCTCAAATTTCCTAAAGCGGGCTTCGATTGCGGCCCTGCTAATTGCCGTCTTTGTTTCCACCTCGCCAAAGTTCGGACTCGCGCTGACATTAGTCGCATGCATTGGAGCGTGTGTGGCGTGTGGCGAGGCCTTGCGGGCCAAAGAGTATGGTTGGGCAGGTTTGTTTCTAGCGGTAATACTGATTTTTAATCCGGTGTTCCCGCTGCCGCTGCCCTACACCTACGCTCTCGTCGTGAACTTTCTCTGCCTTGGCTTGTTTGCAAGCTCTCTGGTCCATTCAAGGGAGCTTTTGCCTTTGCCGGTAGCTCCGATCAAACGATAA
- a CDS encoding zinc-binding alcohol dehydrogenase family protein: MNAAVLHTINQPPRFEQFPEPVAAENEVIVHVRAAALKPIDKQMASGSHYAGYRKLPAVCGMDGVGCLDDGTRVFFGAPRAPFGAMAQRTIVPCAFTFPVPENVDDETAAALPNPGVSAWLSLAYRAKLVRGENVLILGATGVTGKLAVKIAKLLGAARVVAAGRNQDLLKTLTSLGADATISLALPANELSDAFLREAGQSGFQVVLDYVWGLPAEVLLAAITRREFAVIQSETRFVQAGESAAPTITLPAAVLRSTALTLLGTAGIPSRDVLVQAFQQVMAYAAKGDLHLDTERVPLADIENAWQRDQPGCRLVITT; encoded by the coding sequence ATGAACGCTGCCGTGCTACACACCATCAATCAACCACCTCGCTTCGAGCAGTTTCCTGAACCTGTTGCGGCAGAAAACGAGGTGATCGTTCACGTTCGGGCCGCCGCGCTCAAACCCATCGATAAGCAAATGGCCAGCGGCTCGCACTACGCAGGGTACCGCAAACTACCCGCCGTGTGCGGCATGGATGGAGTTGGGTGCCTTGACGACGGTACGCGGGTCTTCTTCGGAGCACCCCGAGCACCCTTCGGTGCGATGGCACAGCGTACGATTGTGCCCTGCGCCTTTACGTTCCCAGTTCCGGAAAATGTGGACGACGAGACCGCCGCGGCTCTGCCCAACCCTGGTGTCTCAGCCTGGCTTTCGCTGGCCTACCGAGCAAAGTTGGTGCGAGGTGAAAACGTCCTAATCCTCGGGGCGACGGGCGTGACTGGCAAACTAGCGGTAAAGATTGCGAAGCTTCTTGGGGCTGCTCGGGTCGTTGCCGCCGGACGCAATCAAGACCTGCTAAAGACGCTCACCAGTCTGGGCGCCGACGCGACAATTTCTCTCGCTTTGCCTGCGAATGAACTCAGCGACGCATTTCTGCGGGAAGCTGGTCAGTCCGGGTTCCAAGTGGTGCTCGATTACGTTTGGGGACTCCCTGCGGAGGTGCTTCTGGCTGCCATAACACGAAGAGAATTCGCCGTTATCCAATCCGAGACCCGCTTCGTTCAGGCCGGGGAGAGCGCTGCGCCGACCATCACGCTTCCAGCCGCCGTGCTGCGCAGTACGGCACTAACACTTCTGGGCACTGCGGGGATTCCATCTCGCGACGTTTTGGTCCAAGCCTTTCAGCAAGTGATGGCATATGCCGCAAAAGGGGACCTTCATTTAGACACGGAAAGGGTTCCGCTCGCGGATATTGAGAATGCCTGGCAGCGCGACCAGCCGGGCTGCCGATTGGTGATCACAACCTAA